In a single window of the Candidatus Zymogenaceae bacterium genome:
- a CDS encoding Gfo/Idh/MocA family oxidoreductase, translating to MKQSNKTKLGLIGAGNICRVGHGPAITADGRAYIAAISDPDPHNRDIFAKKYRVSGVYEDHRAMLEHEDLDAVVISSPPWLHARHVEDSAEKGLPILCEKP from the coding sequence ATGAAACAAAGCAATAAAACAAAGCTCGGTCTTATTGGTGCGGGAAATATCTGTCGAGTGGGCCATGGTCCAGCCATCACGGCGGACGGGAGGGCCTATATCGCCGCAATCAGTGATCCAGACCCGCACAACAGAGATATCTTCGCAAAAAAGTATAGGGTAAGCGGAGTTTATGAGGATCACCGCGCCATGCTTGAACATGAAGATCTCGATGCCGTTGTCATATCGTCGCCCCCATGGCTTCACGCGCGTCATGTTGAAGACAGCGCCGAAAAAGGTCTTCCTATCCTGTGCGAAAAACCG